One segment of Choloepus didactylus isolate mChoDid1 chromosome 15, mChoDid1.pri, whole genome shotgun sequence DNA contains the following:
- the LOC119510433 gene encoding HIG1 domain family member 1A, mitochondrial, giving the protein MSTDTDVSLSSYDEDQGSKLIRKAKEAPFVPIGMAGFAAIVAYGLYKLKSRGNTKMSVHLIHMRVAAQGFVVGAMTLGMGYSLYREYWAKPKL; this is encoded by the coding sequence ATGTCAACCGATACAGATGTTTCTCTGTCTTCATATGATGAAGATCAGGGATCTAAACTTATCCGAAAAGCTAAAGAGGCACCATTTGTCCCGATTGGGATGGCAGGTTTTGCAGCAATTGTTGCATATGGATTATACAAATTGAAGAGCAGGGGAAATACTAAAATGTCCGTTCACCTGATTCACATGCGTGTGGCAGCCCAAGGATTTGTTGTGGGAGCAATGACTCTTGGTATGGGCTATTCCTTGTATCGGGAATACTGGGCAAAACCTAAACTTTAG